In Archangium violaceum, the following are encoded in one genomic region:
- the recJ gene encoding single-stranded-DNA-specific exonuclease RecJ: MRWLMPEVPQEQAASLAVELGLHPLSARVLVHRGLRTPEAASAFLSDKLADLPDPFRMKGMVAAVERLFRAIREKESITLYGDYDVDGVCSTSLLALFLRELGARPATYIPHRLDEGYGLNLQAVEKIAAEGTRVLVTLDCGVTSVAEISRARDLGLDVVVVDHHTVPPTLPPAVAVLNPHQPGCEYPTKHLCAAGVAFNLCMGLRKKLREDGWFATRKEPNLKALLDLVAMATVADVVPLTGANRILVHHGLQELSAGRRHGVRALKEVAGLDADSPVTAGQVGFRLGPRINAAGRLHDASLGLQLLCSDSLDAARSLAKVLDHANAERQAIESGILTEALAQAAERAEQARGFVLYADGWHPGVIGIVASRVVERYHRPTVMVGVKDGVGKGSARSIEGFHLYDALSGCADMLARFGGHKHAAGLTVEAKHLPAFREAFERIARQRLTPEDLIARCKVDAVVGVRELDEPAVEALQKLGPFGQGNPEPVLVLRHQVARPRVLPHKSGGAGHLKLALVDAPSVDAIGFGMADRLALTEGPVDLAFQASFDTFRGQRRLSLKLKDLRVAA; the protein is encoded by the coding sequence GTGCGTTGGTTGATGCCGGAGGTGCCCCAGGAGCAGGCCGCGTCACTGGCCGTGGAGCTCGGGCTGCATCCGCTCTCCGCGCGCGTGCTGGTGCACCGCGGGTTGCGCACGCCCGAGGCCGCCTCGGCCTTCCTGTCCGACAAGCTGGCGGATCTGCCCGATCCGTTCCGGATGAAGGGCATGGTCGCCGCCGTGGAGCGGCTCTTCCGCGCCATCCGCGAGAAGGAGAGCATCACCCTCTACGGGGACTATGACGTGGACGGGGTGTGCTCCACCTCGCTGCTGGCCCTGTTCCTCCGGGAGCTGGGCGCCCGGCCGGCCACGTACATCCCCCACCGGTTGGACGAGGGCTACGGCCTCAACCTCCAGGCGGTGGAGAAGATCGCCGCGGAGGGCACCCGGGTGCTGGTGACGCTCGACTGCGGCGTCACCTCGGTGGCGGAGATTTCCAGGGCCAGGGACCTGGGCCTGGACGTGGTGGTGGTGGATCACCACACGGTGCCGCCCACGCTGCCCCCGGCCGTGGCGGTGCTCAACCCGCACCAGCCCGGCTGCGAGTACCCCACCAAGCACCTGTGCGCCGCCGGCGTGGCCTTCAACCTCTGCATGGGGTTGCGCAAGAAGCTGCGCGAGGACGGCTGGTTCGCCACCCGCAAGGAGCCCAACCTCAAGGCGCTGTTGGACCTGGTGGCCATGGCCACGGTGGCGGACGTGGTGCCCCTCACGGGCGCCAACCGCATCCTCGTGCACCACGGCCTGCAGGAGCTGTCGGCGGGCCGCCGCCATGGCGTGCGCGCCCTCAAGGAGGTGGCCGGCCTGGACGCGGACAGCCCCGTGACCGCCGGGCAGGTGGGCTTCCGGCTCGGGCCCCGCATCAACGCCGCGGGCCGGCTGCATGACGCGTCCCTGGGGTTGCAACTGCTGTGCTCCGACTCGCTCGACGCGGCGCGCTCGCTGGCGAAGGTGTTGGACCACGCCAATGCGGAGCGGCAGGCCATCGAGAGCGGAATCCTCACCGAGGCGCTCGCCCAGGCGGCGGAGCGGGCCGAGCAGGCGCGGGGCTTCGTCCTCTACGCGGACGGCTGGCACCCGGGCGTCATCGGCATCGTCGCCTCGCGCGTGGTGGAGCGCTACCACCGGCCCACCGTCATGGTGGGGGTGAAGGACGGGGTGGGGAAGGGCTCGGCGCGCAGCATCGAGGGCTTCCACCTGTACGACGCGCTCAGTGGCTGCGCGGACATGCTGGCCCGCTTCGGTGGGCACAAGCACGCGGCCGGCCTCACGGTGGAGGCCAAGCACCTGCCCGCCTTCCGCGAGGCCTTCGAGCGCATCGCCCGGCAGCGGCTGACGCCGGAGGACCTGATTGCGCGCTGCAAGGTGGACGCGGTGGTGGGCGTGCGCGAGCTGGACGAGCCCGCGGTGGAGGCCCTGCAGAAGCTCGGACCCTTCGGACAGGGCAATCCCGAGCCCGTGCTGGTGCTGCGCCACCAGGTGGCCCGCCCGCGCGTGCTACCGCACAAGTCGGGCGGTGCTGGTCACCTCAAGCTGGCCCTGGTGGACGCGCCCAGCGTGGACGCCATTGGCTTCGGCATGGCGGATCGGCTGGCGCTCACGGAGGGGCCTGTGGACCTGGCCTTCCAGGCCAGCTTCGACACCTTCCGGGGCCAGCGTCGACTGTCCCTCAAGCTGAAGGATCTGCGCGTCGCCGCCTGA
- a CDS encoding YHS domain-containing protein: MKDVPKRHLDPVCGKNLEAPEGRPSTEYKKRKYFFCSERCRTAFERQAERFRMNDLARAGALLTPGRVRWGIA, translated from the coding sequence ATGAAGGACGTACCGAAGCGACACCTGGACCCCGTGTGCGGCAAGAACCTGGAGGCACCCGAGGGTCGTCCGTCCACGGAGTACAAGAAGCGAAAGTATTTCTTCTGCTCGGAGCGGTGCCGCACGGCGTTCGAGCGGCAGGCGGAACGGTTCCGCATGAACGACCTGGCACGGGCGGGTGCCCTGCTGACGCCAGGACGGGTGCGCTGGGGCATTGCCTGA